Proteins encoded within one genomic window of Lysinibacillus sphaericus:
- a CDS encoding b(o/a)3-type cytochrome-c oxidase subunit 1: protein MSLNNAMTKVDRRDAKLALAHVYVAFIALLLGGLAGLLQVFVRSGQFKLPAGIGYYQVLTVHGVLLGLILTTFFIFGFQIAGVSRTSGTLTDKQRLLGWIGFWFMTIGTVAAAVMVLLNKATVLYTFYAPLQAHWIFYLGLTLVVVGSWIGSAGQILRYVQWRKEHKGQTSPLLSFMVVVNNLLWFVASLGVAVSVLFQLLPWSLGLIERVDVLLSRTLFWYFGHALVYFWLLPAYMVWYVVIPKVIGGKVFSDSLARLSFMLFLIFSVPVGLHHQLTEPGIDTTWKFIQVVLTMAVVVPSLMTAFSLFATFELRGRELGGKGLFGWFKKLPWKDARFIVPFIGMLAFIPGGAGGIVNASYQMNQLIHNTIWVPGHFHLTFASAVVLTYFGAAFWLIPHLTGRKLTKSLNSLGIVSGVLWAVGMTIMSTAMHIAGLLGAPRRSDYSEYGGAQQAYDWIPYQIAQAVGGTILFIAILVITYVVIKLAWFAPKGEEEFPIASIHESSGPTPPMLENFKVWLVILVALIIFAYTIPIFDIISNSPAGSKGFKLW from the coding sequence ATGAGTCTAAATAACGCTATGACAAAGGTGGATCGTCGTGATGCGAAACTTGCCCTTGCCCATGTTTATGTGGCATTTATCGCATTATTATTAGGTGGTCTCGCCGGTTTATTACAAGTATTTGTACGTTCAGGTCAATTCAAATTGCCAGCTGGTATTGGCTATTATCAAGTATTAACAGTTCATGGTGTCTTACTCGGTCTTATTTTAACAACGTTCTTTATATTCGGTTTTCAAATCGCAGGTGTTAGTCGTACATCTGGTACTTTAACAGATAAACAGCGCTTGCTTGGATGGATTGGTTTTTGGTTCATGACGATCGGTACAGTTGCGGCTGCAGTCATGGTGTTATTAAATAAAGCAACTGTCCTTTATACATTTTACGCACCATTGCAAGCGCACTGGATTTTTTATCTCGGTTTAACACTCGTAGTTGTTGGCTCTTGGATTGGTTCGGCAGGGCAAATTTTACGCTATGTTCAGTGGCGCAAAGAACATAAAGGCCAAACGTCTCCCCTACTATCTTTTATGGTAGTAGTCAATAATTTACTATGGTTCGTTGCTTCTTTAGGCGTAGCCGTTTCTGTTTTATTCCAACTATTACCGTGGTCACTTGGTCTTATTGAACGTGTAGATGTATTACTTTCTCGTACACTTTTCTGGTATTTTGGCCATGCGCTCGTTTACTTCTGGTTATTGCCAGCCTATATGGTGTGGTATGTAGTCATTCCTAAAGTCATTGGCGGAAAAGTTTTCTCTGACTCATTAGCTCGCTTATCATTCATGCTGTTTTTAATTTTCTCAGTACCGGTTGGTTTACATCACCAATTAACAGAGCCTGGTATTGATACAACATGGAAATTTATACAAGTAGTATTAACAATGGCAGTTGTTGTGCCTTCCTTAATGACCGCATTCTCTTTATTCGCAACGTTTGAATTACGTGGTCGTGAGCTTGGTGGTAAAGGACTTTTCGGCTGGTTTAAAAAATTACCTTGGAAAGATGCACGTTTTATCGTTCCATTTATCGGTATGCTTGCTTTCATTCCTGGTGGTGCCGGTGGTATTGTCAATGCATCTTACCAGATGAACCAACTTATTCATAATACTATTTGGGTTCCAGGGCACTTCCATTTAACATTTGCAAGTGCAGTTGTTTTAACGTACTTTGGAGCAGCATTTTGGTTAATCCCTCATTTAACAGGTCGTAAACTGACAAAGTCATTAAATTCACTTGGTATTGTTTCTGGCGTGCTATGGGCAGTAGGTATGACGATCATGTCAACAGCCATGCATATTGCAGGATTACTTGGTGCTCCACGCCGCTCTGACTATTCAGAATATGGCGGTGCACAACAAGCATATGATTGGATTCCCTATCAGATTGCGCAAGCGGTTGGTGGTACTATTTTATTTATTGCGATTTTAGTTATTACGTATGTCGTGATTAAGCTCGCTTGGTTTGCACCAAAAGGCGAAGAGGAATTCCCAATTGCTTCAATCCATGAAAGCAGTGGTCCAACACCACCTATGCTTGAAAACTTTAAAGTATGGCTGGTCATTTTAGTAGCGTTAATAATTTTTGCTTACACAATTCCAATCTTTGATATTATTTCAAATTCACCAGCAGGCTCAAAAGGCTTTAAGCTCTGGTAA
- a CDS encoding carboxypeptidase M32, which yields MTVQQFTDYVKKMQHYQEALGVIYWDMRTGAPKKGVAQRSEVVGTLSASLFDMQTSEQLGELLTALEAQNTELDYVTRRLVEEVRKNYDQNKKIPAKEYKEYVILQAKAETVWEEAKATNDFAQFLPYLEQIIEWQKKFIQYWGVKNGSTYNTLLDLYEPDMTTEVLDQVFGELRETIVALVQKIAASPNKPDTTMLFKQFPKEAQRALSLEMLTQLGYDFDAGRLDESVHPFMIGINHGDARITTKYDEHDFRSAIFGTIHECGHAMYEQNIDAKLAGTLLATGTSTGIHESQSLFYENLVGRNEKFWEHNYERLQKHSPAQFGDVPLNDFLRAINMVEPSLIRIEADELTYPLHIMIRYEIERDLFNGDLQAKDLPEVWNAKYEEYLGIRPDNDAKGVLQDVHWAGGMFGYFPSYALGMIYAAQWKHAMDQDLPNFDDLLSKGELLPIREWLTDKVHQYGALKKPFELLQEATGEGLNAKYLANYLQEKYTKLYQL from the coding sequence ATGACTGTACAGCAATTTACAGACTATGTGAAAAAAATGCAGCACTATCAGGAAGCATTGGGGGTAATCTATTGGGATATGCGTACTGGTGCACCTAAGAAAGGGGTAGCGCAGCGTTCAGAAGTAGTTGGCACATTATCGGCCTCCTTGTTTGACATGCAAACGAGTGAGCAATTAGGGGAACTACTGACGGCTTTAGAGGCACAAAACACAGAACTGGACTATGTAACACGCCGTTTAGTCGAGGAAGTACGAAAAAATTACGATCAAAATAAGAAAATTCCCGCTAAAGAATATAAAGAATATGTTATTTTACAAGCGAAAGCGGAAACAGTTTGGGAAGAAGCAAAAGCGACAAATGATTTTGCGCAATTTTTACCTTATCTAGAGCAAATCATTGAATGGCAAAAGAAATTTATACAATATTGGGGCGTTAAAAACGGTTCTACATACAATACGTTACTTGATTTATATGAACCAGATATGACGACGGAGGTGTTAGATCAAGTATTTGGCGAATTACGTGAAACGATTGTGGCGCTTGTCCAAAAAATCGCAGCTTCTCCAAATAAGCCAGATACAACGATGTTATTTAAACAATTTCCGAAAGAGGCACAGCGAGCATTGTCATTAGAGATGCTAACGCAGCTTGGCTATGATTTTGACGCAGGTCGCTTAGATGAAAGCGTTCATCCATTTATGATTGGCATCAATCATGGGGATGCCCGTATTACAACGAAATATGATGAGCATGATTTCCGTTCTGCGATCTTTGGCACGATCCATGAATGTGGGCATGCAATGTATGAGCAAAATATTGATGCCAAGCTTGCCGGTACACTATTAGCAACTGGGACATCAACAGGCATCCATGAATCGCAGTCACTATTCTATGAAAATCTGGTTGGTCGAAATGAAAAGTTTTGGGAGCATAACTATGAACGCCTGCAAAAACATTCGCCAGCACAATTTGGAGATGTTCCGTTAAATGATTTTCTTCGTGCTATTAATATGGTAGAGCCATCACTAATTCGTATTGAAGCAGATGAGCTAACATATCCACTGCATATTATGATTCGTTATGAAATTGAACGTGATTTGTTCAATGGGGATCTACAAGCTAAAGACCTTCCAGAAGTGTGGAATGCGAAGTATGAGGAATATTTAGGCATCCGACCAGACAACGATGCAAAAGGCGTTTTACAAGACGTACACTGGGCAGGGGGCATGTTTGGTTACTTCCCATCCTACGCATTAGGAATGATCTATGCGGCACAATGGAAGCATGCGATGGATCAAGATCTTCCAAATTTTGATGACTTACTGTCAAAAGGGGAGCTTCTGCCAATTCGCGAATGGCTAACAGACAAAGTCCATCAATACGGTGCGCTGAAAAAGCCGTTCGAGCTACTACAAGAGGCGACAGGAGAAGGCTTAAATGCCAAGTATCTTGCAAACTATTTACAAGAAAAATATACAAAATTGTATCAGCTATAA
- the mdh gene encoding malate dehydrogenase, with translation MAFRKNKIAVIGAGHTGATLSLFLAQKELGDVVLLDIPEAENPTKGKALDLLQTGPIEKFNVSIQGTSNYEDIAGASIVIITAGIPRKPGMSRDDLVTTNAKIIQQVSRQIKHYAPDSIVLVLSNPVDAMTYVCYKETGFPKNRIIGQSGVLDTARFNAFVAQELQIAPEDVSGFVLGGHGDEMVPLIRYSYAGGIPLEKLIPQDRLQQIVERTRKGGGEIVGLLGNGSAYYAPAAACAHMVEIIMKDQRKIIPSIALLEGEYGYHELFLGVPTILGGNGIESVIELHLTQEEQTALNQSAQAVKQVLQICQNI, from the coding sequence ATGGCATTTCGCAAAAATAAAATTGCTGTTATTGGAGCCGGTCACACGGGTGCAACATTGAGTTTATTCCTCGCACAAAAGGAATTAGGCGATGTTGTGTTGCTAGATATTCCAGAAGCTGAAAATCCAACAAAAGGGAAAGCACTGGATTTATTACAAACAGGGCCGATTGAAAAATTTAATGTGTCGATCCAAGGAACAAGTAATTATGAAGATATTGCAGGCGCATCTATCGTTATTATTACAGCCGGTATTCCACGTAAACCTGGGATGAGCAGAGATGATTTAGTGACGACAAATGCGAAAATTATTCAACAAGTTTCGAGACAAATTAAACACTATGCACCTGATAGCATTGTTCTTGTATTAAGCAATCCAGTAGATGCGATGACATATGTATGTTATAAAGAAACAGGATTTCCTAAAAATCGTATTATCGGGCAATCTGGCGTATTAGATACCGCACGCTTTAATGCATTTGTAGCCCAAGAGTTACAAATTGCACCCGAAGATGTATCGGGATTTGTATTAGGTGGACATGGTGATGAAATGGTGCCATTAATCCGTTATTCCTATGCAGGAGGCATCCCGTTAGAAAAGCTTATTCCCCAAGATAGACTACAACAAATCGTCGAACGTACACGTAAAGGCGGCGGTGAAATTGTAGGCTTATTGGGCAATGGTAGTGCTTACTATGCGCCAGCTGCTGCCTGTGCGCACATGGTGGAAATCATTATGAAAGATCAACGAAAAATTATTCCTTCCATTGCCCTGTTAGAAGGAGAGTACGGCTACCATGAATTATTTTTAGGTGTACCGACGATTTTAGGCGGTAATGGCATTGAATCGGTTATTGAATTGCACCTTACACAGGAAGAACAAACGGCGCTCAATCAATCAGCACAAGCCGTTAAGCAAGTATTACAAATTTGCCAAAACATATAA
- a CDS encoding BMC domain-containing protein, with protein MSSAIGMIETKGLVGSYEAADAMIKASDVTIVKQEFVDGGIVTVVVTGDVGSVQAAVDAGKEAAKRVGELLGAHVIPRPDEDVFNMIKGPETPKKKPVSTPARAKKTTEAATTDN; from the coding sequence ATGAGTAGCGCAATTGGCATGATTGAAACAAAGGGATTAGTGGGGTCTTATGAGGCTGCGGATGCGATGATTAAAGCATCTGATGTCACGATTGTTAAACAAGAATTTGTCGATGGTGGTATTGTAACAGTCGTCGTAACAGGCGATGTTGGCTCAGTACAAGCAGCAGTCGATGCTGGTAAAGAGGCGGCAAAACGCGTTGGAGAATTATTAGGCGCACACGTCATTCCTAGACCAGACGAAGATGTTTTCAATATGATTAAAGGACCAGAGACGCCAAAGAAAAAACCGGTCTCAACACCAGCACGTGCTAAAAAAACAACAGAAGCAGCAACTACGGACAATTGA
- a CDS encoding EutN/CcmL family microcompartment protein, which produces MQMGRVIGSVWATRKEEGLNGLKLLIIQPIDSNQQPIRTEIVAADRIGAGIGDDVLITSGGSSRYIMKDNPLPIDAVVIGIIDSTDVMRGEDNE; this is translated from the coding sequence ATGCAGATGGGAAGAGTGATTGGCAGCGTATGGGCAACACGTAAGGAAGAAGGGTTAAATGGCTTAAAACTATTAATTATCCAACCAATTGATTCCAACCAACAGCCAATTCGTACGGAAATAGTAGCAGCTGATCGCATCGGTGCAGGGATTGGTGATGATGTACTGATTACGAGTGGAGGGTCTTCCCGTTATATTATGAAGGACAATCCCCTCCCTATTGATGCAGTTGTAATCGGAATTATAGACTCTACAGATGTAATGCGAGGTGAAGACAATGAGTAG
- the pduL gene encoding phosphate propanoyltransferase: MQEQLVQKIVEEVLQQVLKNQPSRPDDGKIPIGVSARHVHLAQAEVEQLFGENYQLTPKFELSQPGQFAAEETVVIAGPKGSIERVRILGPARTLTQVEVSWTDAMKLGVKPPLRISGDIKDSSPVTLIGPKGSVVLPEGLIIAQAHIHMSPADSERFQVVDGQSVQIKVQGLRPIILSNVMIRVSDRYRLEMHIDTDEANAGLIQQGAFAEIVNGQVMEPLTVKEMPLVAKQAPAKQSIYHFEKKLLSQVDVLEIEAQEIVVPKRTIVTALAYDKIRELNKKITIRSE; the protein is encoded by the coding sequence ATGCAAGAACAATTAGTGCAAAAAATCGTCGAAGAAGTTTTACAGCAAGTATTAAAAAATCAGCCTTCCCGCCCAGATGACGGTAAAATTCCAATCGGCGTATCCGCGCGACATGTACATCTTGCACAGGCAGAAGTGGAGCAGCTTTTTGGAGAAAACTATCAATTAACGCCGAAGTTTGAGCTTTCGCAGCCAGGACAATTTGCTGCTGAAGAAACGGTCGTCATTGCAGGACCAAAAGGTTCTATTGAAAGAGTTCGCATATTAGGTCCAGCACGAACGTTAACACAAGTAGAAGTGAGTTGGACAGATGCGATGAAGCTCGGCGTCAAGCCGCCATTAAGAATCTCTGGGGATATTAAAGACTCTAGCCCTGTGACGTTAATTGGTCCAAAAGGTAGTGTTGTTTTGCCAGAAGGTCTTATTATTGCACAAGCGCATATTCATATGTCTCCTGCCGATAGCGAAAGATTTCAAGTAGTAGATGGGCAGTCGGTACAAATCAAAGTGCAAGGACTACGACCGATTATTTTATCCAATGTGATGATTCGTGTATCTGATCGCTATCGTTTGGAAATGCATATCGATACGGATGAAGCAAATGCAGGCTTAATTCAGCAAGGTGCTTTTGCAGAAATTGTTAATGGACAAGTGATGGAACCTTTGACTGTAAAGGAAATGCCACTAGTCGCAAAGCAAGCGCCTGCAAAACAATCTATCTATCACTTTGAAAAAAAGCTACTTTCACAGGTAGATGTGTTGGAAATCGAAGCTCAAGAAATTGTCGTGCCAAAAAGAACCATCGTGACAGCATTAGCTTATGACAAAATACGAGAGCTGAATAAAAAAATAACGATTCGCTCTGAATAA
- a CDS encoding phosphate propanoyltransferase, with amino-acid sequence MNIKSQAFPVAISARHIHVSEKDLQALFGPNATLTKDFDLSQPGQFAAKERVSIEGPKGVIHNVRVLGPVRAATQVEISRTDAMKLGLNPPLRQSGDIENSASIKLIYQQREVLIEQGVIIAQAHIHMTEEDAKALEVHNNEIVSVEVDSERPVTFRAVVVRVSNDFSLEMHIDTDEANAGFIAQQAQGRIVKSCS; translated from the coding sequence TTGAATATAAAATCACAAGCATTTCCAGTTGCCATTTCAGCCCGTCATATACATGTAAGTGAAAAAGATTTACAAGCACTATTTGGTCCAAACGCAACGTTGACAAAGGATTTTGACCTTTCGCAACCAGGACAGTTTGCAGCAAAAGAGCGTGTCTCCATTGAGGGACCAAAAGGAGTCATTCACAATGTGCGTGTATTAGGACCTGTAAGGGCAGCAACGCAAGTGGAAATCAGTCGAACAGATGCGATGAAACTAGGTTTAAACCCTCCCCTAAGACAATCGGGAGATATCGAAAATTCAGCTAGTATTAAACTTATCTATCAACAACGAGAAGTGTTAATCGAGCAAGGAGTCATTATTGCACAGGCCCATATTCATATGACAGAAGAAGATGCGAAAGCATTGGAAGTACACAATAATGAAATCGTTTCTGTAGAAGTTGACAGTGAAAGACCTGTAACATTTCGTGCTGTAGTAGTACGTGTCTCAAATGATTTTAGCTTAGAAATGCATATTGATACAGATGAGGCCAATGCGGGCTTTATTGCACAACAAGCACAAGGAAGAATTGTGAAATCATGTTCGTAA
- a CDS encoding BMC domain-containing protein — MSTALGMVETKGLVGAIEAADAMVKAASVNLVGKVHVGGGIVTVLVRGDVGAVKAATDAGAAAAQRVGELLSVHVIPRPHNELELILPKAEA; from the coding sequence ATGAGTACAGCATTAGGAATGGTAGAAACAAAAGGTCTTGTAGGAGCAATTGAAGCAGCGGATGCAATGGTAAAAGCGGCAAGTGTCAATTTAGTAGGGAAAGTCCATGTTGGTGGCGGAATTGTTACTGTTTTGGTTCGTGGCGATGTAGGTGCAGTAAAAGCAGCAACGGATGCAGGTGCAGCAGCAGCTCAACGTGTTGGAGAATTGCTATCTGTGCATGTAATTCCACGCCCTCATAACGAATTAGAATTAATTTTACCAAAAGCAGAAGCTTAA
- a CDS encoding aldehyde dehydrogenase family protein: MATLDKDLLAIQEMRDAVSQANAAQAAYMQYSQQQVDSIVKAVADAAFKEAERLGKMAVEETGMGIQNHKKMKNEVASRDVYEDIKDLKTVGVIGTDRLKKVTEIASPFGVIAGIVPTTNPTSTAIFKTLISLKTRNGLVLSPHPYAVKCTKEALDICRVAAENAGAPEGLLQCLTMSSMEATQQLMKHPQIHLILATGGGALVKAAYSSGKPAYGVGPGNVPAYIEKSANIQKAARQLVQSKSFDNGTICATEQAIIVDKVIAEQVLAELKKQHAYILNAEEKLKMEKLISPVPGKVNPQIVGKSAVSLAHSIGIMVPEETKVLVGLETMIGKNIPFSLEKLSPIFAFYTVEDSTEAKQVMIDLLNIGGRGHSCSIHTENTALAEQFSLDLPVSRIVVNTLSSIGAVGGTTGLAPSFTLGCGTFGGNITSDNITARHLLNIKRMAYGMKDVEVPAPEFDLHPVVENIKAQAPSLDTKVVQQIVDQVLKQITLQTK, encoded by the coding sequence ATGGCGACATTAGATAAAGACTTATTAGCCATTCAGGAAATGAGAGACGCTGTTAGTCAAGCAAATGCAGCACAAGCGGCCTATATGCAATATTCCCAACAACAAGTGGATAGTATTGTGAAGGCTGTTGCGGATGCCGCATTTAAAGAGGCAGAACGATTAGGCAAAATGGCTGTCGAAGAAACAGGGATGGGTATCCAAAATCATAAAAAAATGAAAAATGAAGTAGCGTCAAGAGATGTATATGAAGATATTAAAGATTTAAAGACAGTTGGCGTGATTGGCACAGATCGACTAAAGAAAGTAACAGAGATTGCTAGTCCATTTGGCGTTATCGCAGGAATTGTGCCAACAACAAATCCTACATCTACAGCCATTTTTAAAACGCTTATTTCTTTAAAAACGAGAAATGGCCTTGTGTTAAGCCCGCATCCATATGCCGTTAAATGTACAAAGGAAGCTTTAGATATTTGTAGAGTTGCGGCAGAAAATGCTGGTGCGCCAGAAGGGTTGTTACAATGTTTAACAATGTCTTCAATGGAAGCGACACAACAATTAATGAAACATCCACAGATTCACTTAATTTTAGCAACGGGCGGTGGGGCGTTGGTCAAAGCGGCATATAGCTCTGGAAAACCAGCTTATGGGGTAGGTCCTGGCAATGTACCAGCTTACATCGAAAAATCAGCCAATATTCAAAAAGCCGCACGTCAGCTAGTGCAAAGTAAATCCTTTGATAATGGCACCATTTGTGCGACAGAGCAGGCCATTATTGTGGATAAAGTGATAGCTGAACAAGTTTTAGCAGAATTAAAGAAACAGCATGCTTATATATTGAATGCTGAAGAAAAATTAAAGATGGAAAAGTTAATATCTCCTGTTCCTGGCAAAGTGAATCCACAAATTGTTGGAAAATCAGCGGTGAGTTTAGCACATTCTATCGGCATTATGGTGCCAGAAGAGACGAAAGTACTTGTTGGGTTGGAGACAATGATTGGAAAAAACATTCCATTTTCACTAGAGAAGCTATCACCAATATTTGCTTTCTACACAGTAGAGGATAGCACAGAGGCCAAACAAGTAATGATTGATCTACTGAATATTGGAGGACGGGGACATTCTTGTTCTATTCATACGGAAAATACAGCGCTAGCAGAGCAGTTTTCGCTTGATTTACCAGTGTCGCGTATTGTTGTGAACACGCTATCTTCAATTGGTGCGGTTGGTGGTACGACTGGATTAGCACCATCCTTTACATTAGGTTGTGGGACATTTGGTGGTAATATTACGTCCGATAACATTACAGCTAGACATTTATTAAATATTAAGCGCATGGCTTATGGAATGAAAGATGTAGAGGTGCCAGCTCCGGAATTTGATTTACATCCGGTGGTAGAAAATATAAAGGCACAAGCACCATCATTGGATACAAAAGTGGTGCAACAAATTGTTGATCAAGTTTTAAAGCAAATTACATTACAAACTAAATAA
- the eutL gene encoding ethanolamine utilization microcompartment protein EutL, with protein sequence MHPHKIMADILAMQMIPRVNRDLAAQLALKPNQHSIGLVTLTIDDVGYVALDEATKKADVEVVYAKSFYAGAAHASGPLSGEMIGIIAGSSPDEIRSGLEAIEQKVQFDTYFEAINNNENHALFAHTVASCGSYLAQLADVKIGTALAYLIAPPLEAVVGLDAALKAADVELKLFFGPPSETNFGGGIVSGSQSSCQAAADAFREAIEHVARNPVI encoded by the coding sequence ATGCATCCTCATAAAATTATGGCTGATATTTTGGCTATGCAGATGATTCCTAGAGTGAATAGAGACTTGGCAGCACAGCTTGCGTTGAAGCCAAATCAGCATAGCATTGGGCTAGTCACACTAACCATTGATGATGTCGGATATGTGGCTTTAGATGAAGCGACAAAAAAAGCAGATGTGGAAGTGGTTTATGCAAAAAGCTTCTATGCAGGAGCGGCTCATGCGTCAGGACCATTATCTGGTGAAATGATTGGCATTATAGCGGGTAGCTCCCCAGATGAAATTCGCAGTGGGCTGGAGGCAATTGAGCAAAAGGTGCAATTTGATACGTATTTCGAAGCCATTAATAATAATGAAAACCATGCACTTTTTGCGCATACTGTGGCAAGCTGTGGCAGCTATTTAGCACAGTTAGCAGACGTTAAGATTGGCACTGCGCTCGCTTATTTAATTGCACCACCACTTGAGGCGGTTGTCGGTTTAGATGCCGCTTTAAAGGCAGCGGACGTAGAGCTAAAACTATTTTTTGGGCCACCTTCCGAAACCAACTTTGGTGGTGGCATAGTTAGCGGCAGTCAGTCTTCCTGCCAAGCTGCTGCAGATGCATTTAGAGAAGCAATTGAACATGTTGCGAGAAATCCGGTTATTTAG
- the eutC gene encoding ethanolamine ammonia-lyase subunit EutC, translating into MNEQLVSMITQLVMEKMTNTSGTSSETAPPAEEQKQPLIKFYDSAAKHTEELSSPQATSDQSLIKLYQTASTKDYSQNTTNYDVSTTVETAKAFQFEEQNVSESVQAAKKHTPARIGVGRAGTRPKTKTWLKFRLDHAAAVDAVYGEVTEALLQKLNVFQVTTKVTDKEEYITRPDLGRRLSDEAKTLIQSTCKARPTVQIIISNGLSASAIEENVQDVYLALQQSLTNLNIEIGTTFYIDKGRVALMDEIGELLQAEVIVYLIGERPGLVSAESMSAYLCYQPRIGTVEADRMVISNIHKGGIPPLEAGAYLGTVVQKILQYKASGVNLVAKEG; encoded by the coding sequence TTGAATGAACAGCTAGTATCCATGATTACACAGCTTGTGATGGAGAAAATGACCAATACATCGGGCACTTCTTCAGAAACAGCTCCACCAGCTGAAGAACAAAAACAACCATTAATTAAATTTTATGATAGTGCGGCTAAGCATACAGAAGAACTATCAAGTCCACAGGCAACATCAGATCAATCGTTAATTAAGCTTTACCAAACAGCTTCAACAAAGGATTATTCGCAAAATACTACTAATTATGATGTTTCCACAACTGTAGAAACGGCGAAGGCTTTTCAATTTGAAGAGCAAAATGTATCAGAAAGTGTGCAAGCAGCTAAAAAGCATACACCTGCAAGAATTGGTGTTGGTAGAGCGGGGACAAGACCAAAAACAAAAACTTGGTTGAAATTCCGACTCGATCATGCGGCTGCAGTAGATGCAGTGTATGGAGAAGTGACAGAAGCACTATTACAAAAACTGAATGTCTTCCAAGTAACAACAAAAGTAACGGATAAAGAAGAATACATTACGAGACCTGATTTAGGTCGCCGCTTATCTGATGAAGCGAAGACACTTATTCAATCAACATGTAAAGCACGCCCAACCGTGCAAATTATTATTTCCAACGGTTTAAGTGCGAGTGCGATTGAAGAAAATGTCCAAGATGTATATTTAGCATTACAACAAAGTCTTACCAATTTAAATATTGAAATAGGCACTACTTTTTACATCGATAAAGGGCGTGTAGCGCTTATGGATGAAATTGGCGAGCTATTGCAAGCTGAGGTCATTGTTTACTTAATTGGTGAACGTCCTGGTCTAGTGTCAGCAGAGTCGATGAGTGCGTATTTATGTTATCAGCCGAGAATAGGTACGGTTGAAGCGGATCGAATGGTCATTTCCAACATTCATAAAGGTGGTATTCCTCCATTAGAGGCAGGAGCTTATTTAGGAACTGTCGTGCAAAAAATATTGCAATACAAGGCAAGTGGCGTAAACCTTGTCGCAAAAGAAGGTTAG